A single Numenius arquata chromosome 1, bNumArq3.hap1.1, whole genome shotgun sequence DNA region contains:
- the ATP6AP2 gene encoding renin receptor: MGRRGGAPWDLEVAVLLLTSACFVGVCGDEFSVLRSPQSVVFRDGSWPIPGERIPDVAALSMGFSVEDDLSWPGLAVGDLFHRPRATVLVTVKGVDKLALPVKGISYPIENAVPFSLDSVANAIHTLFSEETPVVLQLAPSEERVYMVGKANSVFEDLSVTLRQLRNRLFQDNSILSSLPLNSLSRNNEVDLLFLSELQVLHDIASLLSRHKHLAKDHSPDLYSLELAGLEEVGKRYGEDSQQFKDASQILVDSLQKFADEMFNLYSGNAVVEVVAVKAFNSPLTRKTRSILQSSESKTENPYNLAYPYNYNYSVIFNIILWMMIGLALAVIVISYNLWNMDPGYDSIIYRMTNQKIRMD; this comes from the exons atggggcggcgcggcggggctccCTGGGACCTGGAGGTGGCGGTGCTGCTGTTGACATCGGCTTGCTTCGTCG gtgTATGCGGTGATGAATTTAGCGTCTTACGATCACCTCAGTCAGTTGTTTTTCGAGACGGAAGTTGGCCCATTCCTGGCGAGCGGATCCCAGATGTAGCTGCATTATCCATGGGCTTTTCTGTTGAAGAT GACCTTTCCTGGCCTGGGCTTGCAGTGGGTGATCTGTTTCACAGACCACGAGCTACTGTGCTGGTAACAGTGAAGGGAGTAGACAAGCTGGCATTGCCTGTGAAAGGGATTTCCTACCCTATTGAGAAT GCTGTACCTTTCAGTCTTGACAGTGTTGCAAATGCTATTCATACTTTGTTCTCTGAGGAAACTCCTGTGGTCTTGCAGCTGGCCCCCAGTGAGGAA AGAGTGTACATGGTGGGCAAGGCAAACTCCGTATTTGAAGATCTTTCTGTCACACTGCGCCAACTGCGGAACCGCTTATTTCAGGACAACTCCATTCTCAGCTCCCTTCCTCTCAACTCCCTCAGCAGAAACAATGAG GTTGACTTGCTTTTTCTGTCAGAACTACAAGTCCTACATGATATCGCAAGCCTG CTGTCTCGACACAAGCACTTAGCCAAAGATCACTCTCCAGACCTGTATTCTCTGGAACTGGCTGGTTTGGAAGAGGTTGGAAAACGATATGGGGAAGACTCTCAGCAGTTCAAGGATGCTTCTCAAATTCTTGtagactctttgcaaaag tttgcAGATGAGATGTTTAATCTATATAGCGGGAATGCAGTAGTAGAAGTGGTGGCTGTAAAGGCATTTAATTCTCCCCTCACAAGGAAGACTCGCTCTATTCTCCAGTCTTCAGAG agcaAAACGGAAAATCCATATAACCTTGCCTATCCATATAACTATAACTACTCTGTAATCTTCAACATTATTCTGTGGATGATGATAGGTCTTGCTTTAGCTGTGATAGTTATCTCCTACAACCTCTGGAACATGGATCCTGGGTATGACAGCATTATTTATAGGATGACAAATCAGAAGATAAGAATGGATTGA